One genomic region from Paracoccus pantotrophus encodes:
- a CDS encoding sarcosine oxidase subunit delta, whose amino-acid sequence MLTLTCPYCGVAAEETELQPGGEAHLKRFGPGSSDAEFEAYLFARKNPKGVHFERWRHAYGCGKWFLAARDTATLQVFGTYSAQTPHPTPEIVAAIQAARPDWQPDWPETSAETPVDTPAESLNA is encoded by the coding sequence ATGCTGACCCTGACCTGTCCCTATTGCGGCGTCGCGGCCGAGGAAACCGAGCTGCAACCCGGCGGCGAGGCGCATCTGAAGCGCTTCGGTCCCGGCTCGTCGGATGCCGAGTTCGAGGCCTATCTTTTCGCCCGCAAGAACCCCAAGGGCGTGCATTTCGAACGCTGGCGCCATGCCTATGGCTGCGGCAAGTGGTTCCTGGCGGCGCGTGACACCGCTACGCTGCAGGTCTTTGGCACCTACAGCGCCCAGACCCCGCATCCCACGCCCGAGATCGTCGCCGCCATCCAGGCTGCGCGTCCCGACTGGCAGCCCGACTGGCCCGAAACCTCCGCCGAAACCCCTGTCGATACCCCCGCCGAAAGCCTGAACGCATGA